DNA from Kitasatospora acidiphila:
CCGCCCACCTGCTCTGCGGCCACCACGAGAACGCCGAGGCCCGACTCGGCGCCGCCCAGGCCCTGCTGCCCAGCCTCTCCGGCGCGCTGGTCACCCGGGTGCTCGGCCGCACCGTCTACGCCGAACCGCAGGAGCAGGAGGCCGAGCTGGTCGCCTCGCTGATCCTGCACCGGGTCCAGCGCCAGGACGCCTGGCCGCCGGTGACGCCGAGCCAACTCTCCTGGACCGACTCGGTGTTCGGCCTCTCCGACGCCCCGCCGCGGCGCCATGTCTGACCCCGGCCCGGCCGACCTGGCCGCCTACCTCTCCGCCGCGGTCTTCCTGCTGCTCGCCGGCCAGTGGATCGCGGCCGCCCGCACCCAGCCCGACGAGCAGGCCAAGCGCTACGCGATCGGCTTCGCCCTCTGCATGGGCGGCGGGCTGGTCGCGCGTGCCCCCGCCACCCTGACCGCCCTCGGCCGGCTCGGCGGTGGCCCGTATCCGGGGGCACTGGCCGGCGACCTCCTCAAGACCGCCGCCGGCGGCCTCCTGGTGCTGCTCGCGCTGGCACTGCGGGTCCGGGGCGAGCCGGAGAGCCGGCTGCGGACGCGCCGCCTGATCCGCCGGCACGGCGCCGCCGCCGTCACCGTGTCGGTGCTGCTCGTGCTGCTGCTCTACGCCGCCCATCCCGCCGTGCGCGGCGACAGCCTGGTGGTCCACGGCACCGGCCGCTGGCTGCTGGCCGGCTACGACGCGGTGTTCGGCGGCTACGCGGTGTGCTGCCTGGCCGTGCTGAGCACCGTGCTGGCCCGGCAGATCCGGCGCGCCGACGCCGGGCTGCTGCGCACCGGCCTGTGGCTGATGACGGGCGCAGCCGTGGTCGGCGTGGCCTGGAGCCTGTGGACCCTCGACGACCTGATCCCGGTGCTGCTGCGCGGCCGCCAGGACAACGGCGAGGACATCCCCTCCGACGTGCTGGGCGCGATCTGCGCCGTGTTCGCGGTGAGCGGCGCCACCGTCACCGTCTGGGGCGCCACCCGCTGGGGCGCCCGGATCACCGCACCGGCCCGCTGGCTCCGGGCCCGCCGCCGCTACCGGGCGCTGGAGCCGCTCTGGTCCGCCCTGCACACCGCCGTGCCCGGCATCGCCCTGGCGCCCCGACCGGGCCGGCGGCCGCCGCTGCGGACCGCCGAGTTCGCGCTCTACCGGCGGATCATCGAGATCCGGGACGGCCAGCTCGCGCTGCGCCCGTACCTGCAGCCGCAGCTGCCCGAGTGGCTGGCGGCCGTCGAGCCCGGCGGGGAGCCGGACGGCGCGGTGCTGGAGGCGGCGGCGCTGGCGGCCGCCCTGGAGGCCCGGCGGGCGGGCCGGCCGGGCGGCGAACCGGCGGGGCCGGGCTGGGTGCCGCAGCCGGTGCCCGGCACGGTGGCCGCCGAGGCGGCCTGGCTGCTCCAGGTCGCCGCGGCCTTCGCCGGCTCGCGGCTGGTGGCCGAGGTGCGGCAGCGGGCCCGGGCGGCCTGATGGATCGTCAGTAGGTGCCGTTGAGCGTGCCGGTCGGGGGAGCGGGCGACTCGGGGTCGTCCGGGAGGTCGGGCGGCTCGGGCAGCTCGGGGCGGGCGGGAGGTCGGGCTCCTGCGGGAGCTCCGGTGGCTCGGGCAGCTCGGTGGGATGCGGTAGATCCCTGAGGTGGGGAAGGTCGGTGAGGTGGGGCAGCCGCGGGATGTCCGGCGGCTCGCCGAGCTCCGGCAGCTCCGGCGGCTCGGGCAGCTCTGGTGGCTCGGGCAGGATCGGCATGCGGGGCCTCCGCTCGGCTCGGACGGTCCGTCACATCCTGCTGTCCGGGGCCCGCTTCGGCAAGGCCCGCCCGTGATCACCGGGACGCTTGCGGCGGCGGCCCGGCGGGTTCACGCTGGTGGATGAGGTAGGAGGCACACCATGCGCAACCAATGGGATGTCGAGCTCAGCTTCGAGGAAGACGGCGTGAACACGCACTGTGACGCCCGGCTGGTCGGAACCAGGGCGCCGTCCCTGCACGGCCACGGCGACGCGGTCCGCAGCGCCGAGGACCGGCCGCTGGCCAGGATCGGCGAGGAGGTGGCCGCCTGGCGCGCGTTGGACGACCTCTCGCACAAGCTGCGGGCGCAGGCGTCGGGCGAGATCCAGGACGAGGGCCACCGGCCCGGGTACCTGGTCTACTGATCGGGCCGTGCCCGGGCATGATGACTCGGGTGCTTCATGGCCTGAGTGGCTTCGTAGCTCGCTCGAGTGGCTTCACGGCTCGGGACGAATGACGCCGGCCGCCGAGGGCCGCCCACCGGACCGCGCCGGCGGACCCGAGGCAGCGGGGTGAAGGCTGCTCGGGCCCGGGCGGGTCGGGTGGTTCGGCCCCCGACGGCCAGGGTGTCCGGTCGGGCGGTCGGCTTGTCCCTCCCACATGGGACCCGGCCCCTGTACGGGGCCGGACCGGCCGTCCGACCGTGCTCTGGTGCGGGCTCCGTCAGCGCGCCGCCTGCTGCGGGGTGAGCCAGCTGTTCTCGTCCACGCGGCGGCGGTGCGGGATGGTCGCGGTGGTCATCGCGATCTCCTCCTGAGGGTCCGGACGGTCGGGGGGCTACTTGATGTTGGGCGGCGGGCAGTACCAGTCGCCCCAGCTGGTGTCCTTGATCACGATGGGGGTGGGGCACTGGACGCTGTCCGTGCCGCCGGCCCGGGTGGTGCCGCCGTGGTGGGTGGCGGCCTGGGCGGTGGCGGTGGCGCCGGTCAGCAGCGTGCCGACGAGCAGCAGCAGCGCCAACCCGCGGCGGGAGTTCGAGGCCATGGGCCAGCTCCTGATAGTTCGAGAACGTCACACGATCGCCCGCCGGACCGGTGCCTGCGGGGCGATGTCCGGACGGCGGGACCATTGACACCCCGTCCGGATATCGACTAGTCCACCCCGCCGAGTGGCCGGTGGTCCAGAGGTGATCAATGGCAATAGCGTGCATGGCAGGTTAAGACGGGGGTCGCATACAGGGGTGAATAGTGCAGAACGGGACAGACTTCGGTCAACTACCAGTGCTTGACGAGGTGTCACTGCGGCTCTTCGACCAGGTGCTGGCCAGCGGGGGGCTCGACCGGCAGGCGGCGGCCGGCACCGCGCCGGTCGCGGGCCTGAGCCGGGTACAGCTCGACCACGCCACCGAGGTGCTGCTCGCACTGCGGTTGCTCCGTCCCGCGCCCGGGCGGCCCGACCTGCTGATACCGACCAGCCCGGAGGCCGCGGCGGCCGAGGCGGTCGGCCCGCTGGAGGCGCGGATCGCGGCGGCCAGCACCCGGGCCCAGGCCACCCGCGACCAGTTGCAGGCGCTGATGCCGAAGTACCGGTCCGCGCTGCGCGAGCGCGGCCGGCAGGCGGGCGGCGACCGGCTGCCGGACCTGCCGACCGTCTCGGCGATGCTCGGCGAGGAGTCCGCCCGCTGCCAGAAGGAGGTCTTCACCATTCAGCCGGGCGGCGGCCGGCAGCCCGGCCGGCTCGCCGAGGCCGTCAACCGGGACCTGGCGATGCTGGACCGCGGCATCCGGATGCGCACCCTCTACCAGCACTCGGCACGCAGCAACCTGGCCACCCAGGGCTACGTCGAGACCCTCACCACCGCCGGCGCCGAGTACCGCACCGCCGCCGAGCTGCCCGACCGGGCGGTGGTCTTCGACCGGGCGGTGGCCTTCCTGCCGGCGCGCGCCGAGGGCGGCTCCGGGGACGGCGCCGTGCTGGTCCGCGACCCGGACATCGTCGCCTACCTCTGCCGGGTCTTCGACCAGCTCTGGGCCACCGCCACCCCGTTCACCGGCGGATCCGAGGCGGCCTACCGTGCGGTCGGCGACGATCTGCGGCGAGCCCTGCTCGGGATGCTCGCCGAGGGTGCCAAGGACGAGGTGATCGCCCGCCGACTCGGCATGTCGCTGCGGACCTGCCGCCGGCACATCGCCGACGCGATGCTGGCGCTCGGCGCGGAGAGCCGGTTCCAGGGCGGCGTGCTGGCCGAGCGCACCGGGCTCACCGGTCCGGAGGTGGCGGACGCCTAGCGCTCCCGCGCCGGAGGTGGCGGACGCCTAGGCCTCAGTGGCCGCCCTTGGGGCGCTGGCAGCCGGTGCCGTCCGCGTAGCCGGCGTAGGCGTCCACGGAGTCGCTGCGCGGGTTCAGCTGGCCGTCCAGGCAGATCGGCGCGTGGTCGATGGTGAAATACACGTCGTCCTGACCCATCGTGCTGAGCTGCACCGTCGCCGGGGCGTAGCCGAGCGCGCTCAGCCGGGCCCGCACCGAGGCGGGGGTGATGTCCGGCTGGGTGCGCAGCGGCTCCAGGGCGGCCCGGACCTTCGCCGCCTCGGCCAGGCCCTGGCAGCGCTCGGCGCCCTGCAGCGGGAGCTGGTCCTGGAAGCGGTGGTTGTCCGCGTAATTCGGCGGCGCGTCGCCCGGGCCGTCGGTGGGCGGCGGGGTGGGGGAGCCGCTGGGGTCCACCGGCCAGGTACTCGTCGGTATGGCCGAGGGGGTGGGCGACGGTGACTCGCCGGGGCAGAGCTGCTGCGGGGTGGGGCTCGGGGTGGGGCTCGGGGAGGTGGTCGGGGAGGTGGTCGCGGGCAGGGCCTGGCTCGGATCGCCGTCGGCCCGCTGGTGCCCGCAGGCGGTCAGGGCGAGCAGGGTGGTCAGCAGAGGCAGGACGAGCCGGGTTCGGATCATGTGAAGATCCTGCCTGACATGTGGTCAGCTGCGACTGGTGGGATGGGTGTTCGAGGTGGTGTCCACGAAGAGCGCACCCAGCGCGGCCACCGCCGCGATCAGCGCGGGCATCGCGCCGCTGTGTGCGGGGTAGAGCAGCATCTCCACGCCCGCCACGACCCCGGCGACCAGTGCGGCGCCCGCCATCAGCACCCAGAGCCAGGGGTGGGTCGGCGTCTGCGGATTGGTCACCAGCCCCAACAGCCCCGAAACCAGCACGGGCAGCACCAAGTTGACGTTGGTCAGCTGGGCGCGGGTGTCCAGCGAGAGCAGCACCAGGAAGACCATCAGCAGGAGGTAGGCCCCGACCAGCAGTGACGGGGCCACCCGGGTCACCACGGTGGGCCACGCCGGGGCGCCGCCGGTCGGGGCGCCGCTGCCCCGGGTCGGACTGCTCATGCGCCCACCTCGCAGGGCTCGGCGAACGCTTCGCAGTACGCGCGCCTCTTGATGATGACCCCTCCCCCAGCCTCCGGCCGGGGGGACCCCCACCGCTCGGTCATGTGCCGCCCGCCCCTCCCTGGCGGGCGGTGCGCACACCACGCTCGGCCAGCCGGCCGCGCACCTCGACCAGGTACCGCGCAGCCTCGCCGACCGTGGTGATCGCCCCGATCCGATGCCGCACCTGCTCGTGCTGGTCCGGGTGCAGCCGGGCGTGCAGGATCGCCGCGGTCTCCACGAAGCCCCGCATCGTGGCGGTCAACGGCCGCTCGGCGACGGCGGGATCGGCCACCGCGGCCAGCCGGTCGTCGTCCATCCGGCTGTCGTCCATCTGGGGGCTCGAGTCGGCCGGGTCCGGCAGGGTGCGCGGGGCCGGGCGGGGCGCGCGGGCGGACAGCAGGTGGGTGAAGTGGTTGGCGTGCCGGTCCCGCTGGGTCAGCGGCTCCAGCCCGAACAACTGCTCCACGGTGGCCAGCAGCGAGCCGTGGTCGTACTGGGTGTGGTCGACCAGGTTGCAGTTCTGGCCCGGCACCCCCGGCGAGCGCAGATCGGGCACCCAGGGCGAGACCACCACCGCCGGCACCCGCACGCCCTGCCGGTCGAACCGGAAGCCGTGCGCGTTGTTCTCCGGGTCGATGACGTCACCGGGCGGCACCGCGGTCGGTGGCGGCACGTGGTCGTAGAAGCCGCCGTGCTCGTCATAGGTGATCACCAGCACGCTGGACTCCCAGTGCGGGGACTGCCGGATCGCCTCGTAGACCTGCTTGATCAGCGCCTCGCCGCGGGTCACGTCGTCCAGTGGGTGCTGGCTGCTGCCGCCCTGGAAGTCGGCGCCATGGGTGAGCACATGGCCGTAGGAGGGCTCGATGAAGGTGTAGGCGGCGTCATAGCGGCGGCGGCTCAGATGGCCGGCCAGGTCGGCGACGTGGTGGTAGCGGGTGAGCAGGACGGGCAGGTCCATCCCGGCCAGCGCCGAGACCTGCGGCAGCGCGTCGCCGGAGTACACCCGCCAGGGCAGGCCCTTGGCGTCCAGGGCCTCGTAGATGGTGCCGTGCTCGAAGTGGTAGCCGGCCAGCTTGGAGCCGATCGTCTCCAGCGGGTCCGGGCTGCGGTCCAGGCCCGCCGAGCTGGCCGCGTGCAGGAAGAACCGGTTGGGCCAGGTGGGGCCGGGCAGCGCGGAGAACCAGCGGTCGCAGAGCGCGAACTCCCGGGCCAGCATGGCGAGTACGGGCACCTGCCGGTCCGTGAAGCACGCCATCACGGCCCCCAGGTCGGCGGAACTGTGCTTGACGGCAGCCTCGTTGGCGTAGTTCTGGACGAAGCCGCTGAGGTCGATCGGCGGGTACTCGCCGCTGTACGTGCAGCGGTCGTCGTGCGGGCTGCCGCTGATCGGCGTACCGGCCAGCTGGAGTTGGACGTCGCAGAACTCGTGCGGCGGGTCGACCGGCAGTACGAACGGCGCGCCGAGCCTGATCCGGTAGTCCGTACCCGCGTGGCTGTTGCGCTGCTCGCCCGGGCCGTCCACGGTGGTGGCCGCACCGGTCACCGGGTCGATGCCGATGCCCGGGCGCAGCTCGCCGTCCGGGCTGACGGCCCCGGTGGCGGCGCCGAGCATGTGGTCGAACGAGCGGTTCTCCAGGACCAGGACGAAGACGTGCTGGATCCGCTCCGAGACGGTGCCTTGGAGCCGGCCGGGCAGCAGCCAGGAGGCGCCGGTCAGCGCCCAGTAGAGCAGCCAGCCGGCGAGACCGCAGGCCGCCTCCGCCAGGCGGCAGCCGAGCTCCCCGAGCCCCGCCGGGACCACCCGCAGGCCGGGCCCGGCCCGGCGCCAGTCGGCCAGCCGGTGCCGGGCGGCGACGCACCAGCCGACGCCGCCCTCGACCAGCCGGGCCCGCCACCGGTCCCGCCTGCGCAGCAGGGCGACCCGGGCGGATCCGCAGCACCGGCCGCGCTCGTTCTCCGCCACGCCCGCCCTCTTTCGCTCTTCGGATTCTGACGCCCTGTCAGCCCAGCAGCTTGAGACGAGCCGCGGCAACGGACCACGCCGGTGGCCGGGCGGCGGTGCGTCCGTTCGGCGGCTCGACCGGGCGGCCGGTGCCCCGTTCGGCGGTGCGGCGAGCGCGCCTGGCGAGCGGCGGGGCCGGTGGACGCCTACCGTGGGCCGCCACTGCCCACAGGGCCTGCCACTCCACCGGGGGTGCCATGACGCCACTCGCCGCCACCCAGCTGCGCCTTGACGCCCAGCCCGTCGACTACGCCCTGCTTGCCCTCTACTTCGCGCTGGTGCTGGGCATCGGCACCATGGCCCGCCGCTCGGTCTCCGCCAGCCTGGACTTCTTCCTGGCCGGCCGGGCGCTGCCCGCCTGGGTCACCGGCCTGGCCTTCATCTCGGCCAACCTGGGCGCCGTCGAGATCTTCGGCATGACCGCCAACGGCGCCCAGTTCGGCATCCCGACCGTGCACTACTACTGGATCGGCGCCATCCCGGCCATGGTCTTCCTCGGCCTGGTGATGATGCCCTTCTACTACGGCTCCAAGGTGCGCAGCGTGCCCGAGTTCCTGCTGCGCCGGTTCGGCCGATTCGCCCACCTGGTCAACGGATTGAGCTTCGCCCTCGCCCAGGTGCTGATCGCCGGCGTGAACCTGTACGCCCTGGCCACCGTGGTCAACCTGCTGCTGGGCTGGCCGCTCTGGGTGTCGGTGCTGGCGGCGGCGGCGATCGTGCTGGCCTACACCACGCTGGGCGGGCTCTCGGCGGCCGTCTACAACGAGGTGCTGCAGTTCTTCGTGATCGTGGCGATGCTGGTGCCGATCACCCTGGTCGGGCTGCACAGGGTCGGCGGCTGGGACGGGCTCACGCACCGGATCCGCGCCGTGAACGC
Protein-coding regions in this window:
- a CDS encoding ParH-like protein, with product MADLELPDPFDAVAFVRLLAVRRGRPIELIPVTARPTLPCGLLITTDRADCIVYLADTTPLHQQHILLHEAAHLLCGHHENAEARLGAAQALLPSLSGALVTRVLGRTVYAEPQEQEAELVASLILHRVQRQDAWPPVTPSQLSWTDSVFGLSDAPPRRHV
- a CDS encoding dsRBD fold-containing protein; this translates as MRNQWDVELSFEEDGVNTHCDARLVGTRAPSLHGHGDAVRSAEDRPLARIGEEVAAWRALDDLSHKLRAQASGEIQDEGHRPGYLVY
- a CDS encoding MAB_1171c family putative transporter encodes the protein MSDPGPADLAAYLSAAVFLLLAGQWIAAARTQPDEQAKRYAIGFALCMGGGLVARAPATLTALGRLGGGPYPGALAGDLLKTAAGGLLVLLALALRVRGEPESRLRTRRLIRRHGAAAVTVSVLLVLLLYAAHPAVRGDSLVVHGTGRWLLAGYDAVFGGYAVCCLAVLSTVLARQIRRADAGLLRTGLWLMTGAAVVGVAWSLWTLDDLIPVLLRGRQDNGEDIPSDVLGAICAVFAVSGATVTVWGATRWGARITAPARWLRARRRYRALEPLWSALHTAVPGIALAPRPGRRPPLRTAEFALYRRIIEIRDGQLALRPYLQPQLPEWLAAVEPGGEPDGAVLEAAALAAALEARRAGRPGGEPAGPGWVPQPVPGTVAAEAAWLLQVAAAFAGSRLVAEVRQRARAA
- a CDS encoding alkaline phosphatase family protein; this encodes MAENERGRCCGSARVALLRRRDRWRARLVEGGVGWCVAARHRLADWRRAGPGLRVVPAGLGELGCRLAEAACGLAGWLLYWALTGASWLLPGRLQGTVSERIQHVFVLVLENRSFDHMLGAATGAVSPDGELRPGIGIDPVTGAATTVDGPGEQRNSHAGTDYRIRLGAPFVLPVDPPHEFCDVQLQLAGTPISGSPHDDRCTYSGEYPPIDLSGFVQNYANEAAVKHSSADLGAVMACFTDRQVPVLAMLAREFALCDRWFSALPGPTWPNRFFLHAASSAGLDRSPDPLETIGSKLAGYHFEHGTIYEALDAKGLPWRVYSGDALPQVSALAGMDLPVLLTRYHHVADLAGHLSRRRYDAAYTFIEPSYGHVLTHGADFQGGSSQHPLDDVTRGEALIKQVYEAIRQSPHWESSVLVITYDEHGGFYDHVPPPTAVPPGDVIDPENNAHGFRFDRQGVRVPAVVVSPWVPDLRSPGVPGQNCNLVDHTQYDHGSLLATVEQLFGLEPLTQRDRHANHFTHLLSARAPRPAPRTLPDPADSSPQMDDSRMDDDRLAAVADPAVAERPLTATMRGFVETAAILHARLHPDQHEQVRHRIGAITTVGEAARYLVEVRGRLAERGVRTARQGGAGGT
- a CDS encoding DUF6879 family protein; amino-acid sequence: MQNGTDFGQLPVLDEVSLRLFDQVLASGGLDRQAAAGTAPVAGLSRVQLDHATEVLLALRLLRPAPGRPDLLIPTSPEAAAAEAVGPLEARIAAASTRAQATRDQLQALMPKYRSALRERGRQAGGDRLPDLPTVSAMLGEESARCQKEVFTIQPGGGRQPGRLAEAVNRDLAMLDRGIRMRTLYQHSARSNLATQGYVETLTTAGAEYRTAAELPDRAVVFDRAVAFLPARAEGGSGDGAVLVRDPDIVAYLCRVFDQLWATATPFTGGSEAAYRAVGDDLRRALLGMLAEGAKDEVIARRLGMSLRTCRRHIADAMLALGAESRFQGGVLAERTGLTGPEVADA